In a single window of the Daphnia carinata strain CSIRO-1 chromosome 4, CSIRO_AGI_Dcar_HiC_V3, whole genome shotgun sequence genome:
- the LOC130687242 gene encoding fibrillin-1-like isoform X1: MKPSTSVMMIVSWFLLIGWPSSIAEVRLDSGCIKPETPEHGEMFVLWSGLLVQFRCQSAEYKLVGPAAVICRNRTWTQDPPVCIHHHQLQQHLQQQQQQQSTGDDDSSEVAETSQTVDDDQDGMDDVQLNGSSAPLSMMAAADEDPVSRGKKKNGGGNKGNKKDDKKEDKKKPAKQSSKEPKKEDKKPKTPAAEKKNKGKKGNDNKHSSAKASTVTEARNVNEVESTDGAEESNQNSPVDFATLDQSCLVDADNSNSPIAPAPAIPHGSGIKYIRKRNKGPGAGNRYAAAVFQCAAGYQFVVPDADRLYCRQGRWIGPSPICIISSADHPDQDASSVSNNALTEREEETSNAGSYGGQRSECGEDKGGCEQICDDTSGRATCLCYRGYVLAEDGTTCTDVDECAVDNGGCEGTCVNRQGSYQCFCSTGFRLASNGKKCIDHNECLLRNGHGPCQGTCRNTHGSYECSCDERPGTQLAADGHSCEDLDECSLGDNFGCSHTCLNTLGTAFCTCPDGYMLGDDWKTCEDMDECELEDVGQACAGTCINTIGSFRCSEEDGASSQEEGENGENEDNEEVPEAIQEAIPSTTTPRTTTTMTTTTTTPAPTSTTATPTTTTAPTTTAATTTTTSTTTTETPIIAAAVPVEEEAEEDEDPEEDEADEEGEEGDEEEPEELEDRANRIDNSATATTTTTTTMATNIKEEKTFELDQTCPEGFQLADRLAEVEDGSACLDVDECEAQDQFGCSHLCINTQGSAHCDCPSGWKLSNDGKTCQDLDECTDNNFGCSHRCINTEGSAYCACPSGYALDISNNKTCSDIDECSDQDLPNFGCSHHCINLPGGVECKCTAGYKLRADQKTCKDIDECAKENGGCSHECVNLKGGMRCECPEGYRLSETDAKTCQDIDECESGDQEAGHSCRATGGTCRNTLGSYECICPEGFRTTGTACADIDECAELSPCSTACTNLQGSYRCDCDDGFENINGTCADIDECPNGVCDQLCTNIPGSYICDCHPGYQLIGDVCIDIDECATTSPCDGICRNTVGSFECLCAEGFQINDKNGQCVDIDECLNEPCEGICINTQGSYSCSCELGYQLGNNGTCSDIDECLNNPCPVECINSPGSYTCLCPFGYEFDDNVCKDVDECQKEPCGNLAKCVNTEGSFTCQCEPGYSLRGNDCEDVDECKENPCNGICINLPGSYQCICDPGYELRNGRCEDIDECLNYKCGGRCINLPGTYRCDCESGYKLEGERCVDIDECQTLKPCKGSCTNLPGSYRCDCEAGYRSEGNACIDLDECSHRNGGCSHICVNTIGSFRCTCNPGFDVSHKNQSNCVDVNECRSNNGGCSQDCINTRGAYHCTCSDQYYLEADGRTCIELPPRCPKMKAPDHGEIECIQNLNHTQHRSREQEDEALIAENGRGDLGASGWSANRSLKSRSLYNSGSTCIIRCNKGYKLVGDSTISCGRSGLWLGEPATCIPLACPKLLAPDSGVLMPHTCSTGKTFAGQQCQVRCRAGYRLIGGGIYHCLPSQQWRSPDEPARCERIDSPVPFIQCPGNMAVNLPPQEKRAYITFSQPKSNMDWFRYVDSDPLWAKQLGGELPVGLNTITFRVRSPVSDLTATCNFTIEIFDKEIPRMTNCPTSWTVFLEPGQSSQIVTWNEPIFTDNIEIVQLNKSREPGELFQAGYHEIAYVAQDGAGNQAKCQFTIHVTSQTVHRDTSSPITKLPRGRVLVRCPGSKPGKYVEMYTYKVPAGCIVINNPSAYTRATVTTLAPRYTVFDWDFGASSGSEGGEGRDSANTGRHPASHNKLVDGVPRLRDAAAPSSPVILPGPALLPSMGSQPLRLNGRARKSRITEPGLQLIPNVPSGSNDPVDQSGRGNKNRNRDKKRGGVVDLLLPFTANDAVLQSTTTIRSGRKRQQGPKHQPKLVPGPSFVPDNERNRKQKEKKDKNASGATSNTRKNKTTTS, encoded by the exons AAGTGCGACTGGATTCGGGTTGCATTAAGCCGGAGACGCCCGAGCATGGTGAAATGTTCGTGCTGTGGTCCGGCCTTTTGGTGCAGTTCCGTTGTCAAAGCGCCGAGTACAAACTGGTCGGACCGGCCGCCGTTATTTGCCGCAACCGGACTTGGACTCAAGACCCGCCCGTCTGcattcatcatcatcagctgCAACAAcatctacaacaacaacaacaacaacaatctacCGGTGACGACG ATTCGTCGGAAGTGGCCGAAACGAGTCAAACGGTGGACGACGATCAAGACGGAATGGACGACGTCCAATTGAACGGATCCAGTGCGCCATTATCGAT gatggCGGCGGCAGACGAGGATCCCGTCAGccgaggcaaaaagaaaaacggaggTGGCAATAAAGGCAACAAGAAGGACGACAAGAAAGAGGACAAAAAGAAACCTGCCAAACAGTCGTCCAAAGAGCCGAAAAAAGAGGACAAAAAGCCAAAGACTCCAGCCgcagaaaagaagaataaag gaaaaaaaggcaacgaTAACAAACATTCGTCGGCTAAAGCGAGCACGGTGACAGAAGCGAGAAATGTCAACGAGGTGGAATCGACGGATGGAGCGGAAGAATCGAATCAAAACTCGCCAGTGGATTTCGCTACACTCGATCAATCGTGCCTGGTCGATGCCGATAACAGCAACAGCCCAATCGCGCCCGCTCCAGCAATTCCTCACGGATCCGGAATCAAATACATACG GAAACGAAACAAAGGGCCGGGTGCTGGTAACCGGTACGCTGCCGCCGTGTTCCAGTGCGCTGCCGGCTACCAGTTTGTCGTCCCGGATGCAGATCGCCTTTACTGCCGGCAAGGGCGTTGGATCGGGCCTAGCCCCATCTGCATCATCTCCAGCGCTGACCATCCCGATCAAG ACGCTAGTTCAGTGAGCAATAACGCGCTGACCGAGCGAGAGGAAGAGACATCGAACGCCGGCAGCTATGGCGGCCAACGTTCCGAATGCGGAGAGGATAAAGGAGGTTGCGAGCAGATCTGCGACGACACCAGCGGCCGGGCGACTTGTTTATGCTACAGAGGCTACGTCCTAGCAGAAGACGGAACCACCTGCACAG atgtgGACGAGTGCGCGGTTGACAACGGCGGATGCGAGGGAACTTGCGTCAACCGACAAGGATCGTACCAGTGCTTCTGCTCCACGGGATTCCGCCTGGCCTCCAACGGCAAAAAATGCATAG ATCATAATGAATGTTTGCTGCGCAACGGCCACGGGCCGTGCCAGGGCACTTGCCGCAACACTCACGGCAGTTACGAGTGCAGTTGCGACGAGCGTCCAGGGACCCAATTGGCGGCCGATGGCCACTCGTGTGAAGATTTAGACGAGTGCAGTTTGGGAGATAATTTCGGTTGTTCGCATACCTGTCTCAACACGCTCGGAACGGCTTTTTGCACCTGTCCCGATGGCTACATGCTCGGTGATGATTGGAAAACATGCGAAG ATATGGACGAATGCGAGTTGGAGGACGTAGGACAAGCTTGCGCGGGTACGTGCATCAACACGATAGGATCGTTCCGGTGTTCGGAGGAGGACGGAGCTTCATCGCAAGAGGAAGGAGAAAATGGCGAGAACGAAGACAATGAAGAAGTGCCGGAAGCTATTCAGGAAGCCATTCCCTCAACTACCACTCCCCGTACGACAACGACGatgacaacaacaactaccACTCCTGCGCCAACCTCTACGACAGCCACTCCAACGACTACAACAGCCCCAACGACGACAGCTGCTACGACAACTACCACATCAACGACAACGACCGAGACCCCTATCATCGCGGCCGCCGTTCCGGTTGAAGAGGAAGCCGAAGAGGATGAAGATCCAGAGGAAGATGAGGCTGACGAGGAAGGGGAGGAGGGAGACGAAGAGGAACCGGAAGAACTGGAAGATAGGGCCAATAGAATCGACAACTCTGCCACTGCCACTACcactacaacaacaacgatGGCCACGAACATCAAAGAGGAAAAGACTTTCGAATTGGATCAGACATGTCCGGAAGGGTTTCAACTAGCTGATCGGCTGGCCGAAGTGGAAGATGGATCGGCCTGTCTAGATGTCGATGAATGCGAAGCGCAAGATCAATTCGGGTGCTCACATCTCTGCATCAATACTCAAGGATCAGCTCATTGCGACTGCCCCAGCGGCTGGAAGCTGAGCAATGATGGGAAAACGTGTCAAG atttaGATGAATGTACAGACAACAATTTCGGGTGTTCGCATCGATGCATCAATACGGAAGGATCTGCCTACTGTGCCTGCCCTTCCGGCTACGCGTTGGACATTAGCAACAACAAGACGTGCAGCGACATTGACGAATGCTCCGATCAAGATCTACCCAATTTCGGATGTTCGCACCACTGCATCAATCTGCCAGGGGGCGTCGAATGCAAGTGCACGGCCGGATACAAACTGCGCGCTGATCAGAAAACTTGCAAAG ATATCGATGAGTGCGCTAAAGAAAACGGAGGCTGCTCACACGAGTGCGTCAATCTCAAAGGCGGAATGAGGTGCGAGTGTCCGGAAGGATATCGTCTAAGTGAAACGGACGCAAAAACGTGTCAAGACATTGACGAATGCGAATCGGGGGATCAAGAAGCTGGGCACTCGTGCCGCGCAACTGGCGGGACCTGCCGCAACACCCTCGGCTCTTACGAATGCATCTGCCCGGAAGGATTCCGCACGACTGGCACTGCATGCGCAG atatTGACGAATGTGCTGAATTGTCGCCTTGCTCGACGGCCTGTACCAATTTACAAGGATCGTACCGATGCGATTGCGACGACGGGTTCGAAAACATCAACGGAACATGCGCAg ACATCGACGAATGTCCGAACGGAGTCTGCGATCAATTGTGTACCAATATCCCAGGATCCTACATCTGCGATTGTCACCCAGGATATCAATTGATTGGAGACGTGTGTATAG ATATCGACGAGTGCGCCACCACCAGTCCCTGTGACGGCATTTGCCGCAACACTGTCGGTTCCTTCGAATGCCTTTGCGCCGAAGGTTTCCAGATCAACGACAAAAACGGCCAGTGCGTCGATATCGATGAATGCCTCAACGAGCCCTGCGAGGGCATTTGCATCAACACCCAAGGTTCTTACTCTTGCTCCTGTGAGCTTGGATACCAACTCGGCAATAATGGAACGtgttcag aTATCGACGAATGCCTGAACAATCCGTGCCCAGTTGAATGCATTAATTCACCGGGCTCCTACACTTGCCTTTGCCCCTTTGGTTACGAGTTTGACGACAACGTTTGCAAAG ACGTGGACGAGTGCCAAAAGGAACCATGTGGTAATCTAGCCAAATGCGTCAATACAGAAGGATCGTTTACGTGCCAGTGTGAACCTGGTTACAGTCTCCGAGGCAACGACTGCGAAG aTGTGGACGAATGCAAAGAAAATCCTTGCAATGGCATTTGCATTAATTTACCTGGATCATATCAATGTATTTGCGACCCCGGATACGAGCTTCGAAATGGCCGTTGTGAAG ATATTGACGAGTGTTTGAACTACAAATGTGGAGGTCGATGCATAAACTTGCCAGGCACTTATCGCTGTGACTGTGAAAGTGGCTATAAACTTGAAGGGGAACGCTGTGTCGATATCGACGAGTGTCAGACGCTGAAACCCTGTAAGGGTAGCTGCACAAATTTGCCTGGAAGTTATCGCTGTGATTGCGAAGCTGGTTATCGAAGTGAAGGAAATGCATGCATTG ATCTTGACGAATGTAGCCATCGTAATGGAGGATGTTCTCACATTTGCGTCAACACGATTGGATCTTTCCGCTGCACGTGCAACCCGGGCTTCGATGTCAGCCACAA GAATCAGAGCAATTGCGTGGATGTCAACGAATGTCGTTCCAATAATGGTGGCTGCAGTCAAGATTGCATTAATACGCGTGGTGCCTATCACTGTACTTGCAGCGATCAGTATTACTTGGAAGCCGATGGGCGGACGTGCATTGAACTGCCGCCTAGATGCCCGAAAATGAAGGCTCCTGATCATGGCGAAATAGAATGCATTCAGAATTTGAATCACACTCAACACAGGTCTCGTGAGCAAGAGGACGAGGCACTGATCGCTGAGAACGGACGAGGCGATTTAGGTGCCAGTGGATGGTCAGCCAATCGTTCACTTAAATCTCGTTCCCTTTACAATTCCGGATCAACGTGCATCATCCGGTGCAATAAAGGATACAAGCTGGTTGGAGATTCCACAATCTCGTGTGGTCGATCTGGACTTTGGCTAGGAGAACCTGCCACTTGCATAC CTTTAGCATGCCCCAAACTGCTGGCGCCTGATAGCGGCGTTCTTATGCCACATACCTGCTCTACCGGAAAGACATTTGCTGGCCAACAATGTCAAGTAAGATGCCGTGCCGGATACAGACTCATCGGTGGAGGTATCTATCATTGCTTGCCATCTCAGCAATGGCGCAGCCCAGACGAACCAGCTCGCTGCGAACGCATCG ATAGTCCAGTTCCATTCATCCAGTGCCCGGGTAATATGGCAGTAAACCTTCCACCACAAGAAAAGCGAGCTTACATCACCTTCTCTCAACCGAAATCTAATATGGACTGGTTCCG GTACGTGGATTCGGATCCTTTATGGGCCAAACAGTTGGGTGGAGAGTTGCCTGTCGGTTTGAACACCATCACTTTCCGTGTCCGATCACCCGTGTCTGATTTAACAGCCACGTGCAACTTCACCATCGAAATATTTG ATAAGGAAATACCACGTATGACTAACTGTCCAACGTCTTGGACTGTTTTCCTGGAACCGGGCCAATCTTCACAG ATCGTGACATGGAACGAGCCTATTTTTACCGACAACATAGAGATCGTCCAGCTAAACAAATCCAGG gaaCCTGGAGAGTTGTTCCAGGCTGGTTATCACGAAATCGCATACGTAGCACAGGATGGAGCGGGCAATCAGGCCAAGTGCCAGTTTACTATACACGTCACGAGTCAAACCGTTCACAGAGATACAAGTTCTCCCATCACTAAG TTGCCAAGAGGTCGAGTGCTGGTCCGATGCCCCGGTTCTAAGCCGGGCAAGTACGTCGAGATGTACACG TACAAGGTCCCGGCTGGTTGCATCGTCATCAATAATCCCAGCGCTTACACGCGAGCCACGGTCACGACATTGGCTCCACGCTATACGg TGTTTGATTGGGATTTCGGCGCATCGAGCGGCAGCGAAGGAGGTGAAGGCCGGGATTCGGCCAATACTGGCCGACATCCAGCATCTCACAACAAATTAGTGGATGGTGTCCCTCGGCTGCGAGACGCAGCGGCTCCTTCTTCTCCCGTCATTCTGCCCGGCCCTGCCTTGCTCCCATCAATGGGTAGCCAACCGCTGAGGCTCAACGGTCGTGCACGCAAATCCCGCATTACAGAGCCCGGTCTCCAGCTGATACCCAACGTTCCGTCAG GTTCTAACGATCCAGTTGACCAGTCGGGTAGAGGAAACAAGAACCGCAATCGTGACAAGAAACGAGGAGGAGTAGTAGATCTTCTACTTCCTTTCACGGCGAACGATGCTGTGCTGCAAAGCACGACCACCATACGATCCGGTAGGAAACGTCAACAGGGACCTAAGCATCAGCCTAAACTTGTCCCAGGCCCCAGTTTCGTACCGGACAATGAACGTAACAG GaaacaaaaggagaagaaggaCAAAAACGCTTCTGGTGCGACTTCAAACActcggaaaaacaaaacaactacAAGCTAA
- the LOC130687242 gene encoding fibrillin-1-like isoform X4 gives MKPSTSVMMIVSWFLLIGWPSSIAEVRLDSGCIKPETPEHGEMFVLWSGLLVQFRCQSAEYKLVGPAAVICRNRTWTQDPPVCIHHHQLQQHLQQQQQQQSTGDDDSSEVAETSQTVDDDQDGMDDVQLNGSSAPLSMMAAADEDPVSRGKKKNGGGNKGNKKDDKKEDKKKPAKQSSKEPKKEDKKPKTPAAEKKNKGKKGNDNKHSSAKASTVTEARNVNEVESTDGAEESNQNSPVDFATLDQSCLVDADNSNSPIAPAPAIPHGSGIKYIRKRNKGPGAGNRYAAAVFQCAAGYQFVVPDADRLYCRQGRWIGPSPICIISSADHPDQDASSVSNNALTEREEETSNAGSYGGQRSECGEDKGGCEQICDDTSGRATCLCYRGYVLAEDGTTCTDVDECAVDNGGCEGTCVNRQGSYQCFCSTGFRLASNGKKCIDHNECLLRNGHGPCQGTCRNTHGSYECSCDERPGTQLAADGHSCEDLDECSLGDNFGCSHTCLNTLGTAFCTCPDGYMLGDDWKTCEDMDECELEDVGQACAGTCINTIGSFRCSEEDGASSQEEGENGENEDNEEVPEAIQEAIPSTTTPRTTTTMTTTTTTPAPTSTTATPTTTTAPTTTAATTTTTSTTTTETPIIAAAVPVEEEAEEDEDPEEDEADEEGEEGDEEEPEELEDRANRIDNSATATTTTTTTMATNIKEEKTFELDQTCPEGFQLADRLAEVEDGSACLDVDECEAQDQFGCSHLCINTQGSAHCDCPSGWKLSNDGKTCQDLDECTDNNFGCSHRCINTEGSAYCACPSGYALDISNNKTCSDIDECSDQDLPNFGCSHHCINLPGGVECKCTAGYKLRADQKTCKDIDECAKENGGCSHECVNLKGGMRCECPEGYRLSETDAKTCQDIDECESGDQEAGHSCRATGGTCRNTLGSYECICPEGFRTTGTACADIDECLNYKCGGRCINLPGTYRCDCESGYKLEGERCVDIDECQTLKPCKGSCTNLPGSYRCDCEAGYRSEGNACIDLDECSHRNGGCSHICVNTIGSFRCTCNPGFDVSHKNQSNCVDVNECRSNNGGCSQDCINTRGAYHCTCSDQYYLEADGRTCIELPPRCPKMKAPDHGEIECIQNLNHTQHRSREQEDEALIAENGRGDLGASGWSANRSLKSRSLYNSGSTCIIRCNKGYKLVGDSTISCGRSGLWLGEPATCIPLACPKLLAPDSGVLMPHTCSTGKTFAGQQCQVRCRAGYRLIGGGIYHCLPSQQWRSPDEPARCERIDSPVPFIQCPGNMAVNLPPQEKRAYITFSQPKSNMDWFRYVDSDPLWAKQLGGELPVGLNTITFRVRSPVSDLTATCNFTIEIFDKEIPRMTNCPTSWTVFLEPGQSSQIVTWNEPIFTDNIEIVQLNKSREPGELFQAGYHEIAYVAQDGAGNQAKCQFTIHVTSQTVHRDTSSPITKLPRGRVLVRCPGSKPGKYVEMYTYKVPAGCIVINNPSAYTRATVTTLAPRYTVFDWDFGASSGSEGGEGRDSANTGRHPASHNKLVDGVPRLRDAAAPSSPVILPGPALLPSMGSQPLRLNGRARKSRITEPGLQLIPNVPSGSNDPVDQSGRGNKNRNRDKKRGGVVDLLLPFTANDAVLQSTTTIRSGRKRQQGPKHQPKLVPGPSFVPDNERNRKQKEKKDKNASGATSNTRKNKTTTS, from the exons AAGTGCGACTGGATTCGGGTTGCATTAAGCCGGAGACGCCCGAGCATGGTGAAATGTTCGTGCTGTGGTCCGGCCTTTTGGTGCAGTTCCGTTGTCAAAGCGCCGAGTACAAACTGGTCGGACCGGCCGCCGTTATTTGCCGCAACCGGACTTGGACTCAAGACCCGCCCGTCTGcattcatcatcatcagctgCAACAAcatctacaacaacaacaacaacaacaatctacCGGTGACGACG ATTCGTCGGAAGTGGCCGAAACGAGTCAAACGGTGGACGACGATCAAGACGGAATGGACGACGTCCAATTGAACGGATCCAGTGCGCCATTATCGAT gatggCGGCGGCAGACGAGGATCCCGTCAGccgaggcaaaaagaaaaacggaggTGGCAATAAAGGCAACAAGAAGGACGACAAGAAAGAGGACAAAAAGAAACCTGCCAAACAGTCGTCCAAAGAGCCGAAAAAAGAGGACAAAAAGCCAAAGACTCCAGCCgcagaaaagaagaataaag gaaaaaaaggcaacgaTAACAAACATTCGTCGGCTAAAGCGAGCACGGTGACAGAAGCGAGAAATGTCAACGAGGTGGAATCGACGGATGGAGCGGAAGAATCGAATCAAAACTCGCCAGTGGATTTCGCTACACTCGATCAATCGTGCCTGGTCGATGCCGATAACAGCAACAGCCCAATCGCGCCCGCTCCAGCAATTCCTCACGGATCCGGAATCAAATACATACG GAAACGAAACAAAGGGCCGGGTGCTGGTAACCGGTACGCTGCCGCCGTGTTCCAGTGCGCTGCCGGCTACCAGTTTGTCGTCCCGGATGCAGATCGCCTTTACTGCCGGCAAGGGCGTTGGATCGGGCCTAGCCCCATCTGCATCATCTCCAGCGCTGACCATCCCGATCAAG ACGCTAGTTCAGTGAGCAATAACGCGCTGACCGAGCGAGAGGAAGAGACATCGAACGCCGGCAGCTATGGCGGCCAACGTTCCGAATGCGGAGAGGATAAAGGAGGTTGCGAGCAGATCTGCGACGACACCAGCGGCCGGGCGACTTGTTTATGCTACAGAGGCTACGTCCTAGCAGAAGACGGAACCACCTGCACAG atgtgGACGAGTGCGCGGTTGACAACGGCGGATGCGAGGGAACTTGCGTCAACCGACAAGGATCGTACCAGTGCTTCTGCTCCACGGGATTCCGCCTGGCCTCCAACGGCAAAAAATGCATAG ATCATAATGAATGTTTGCTGCGCAACGGCCACGGGCCGTGCCAGGGCACTTGCCGCAACACTCACGGCAGTTACGAGTGCAGTTGCGACGAGCGTCCAGGGACCCAATTGGCGGCCGATGGCCACTCGTGTGAAGATTTAGACGAGTGCAGTTTGGGAGATAATTTCGGTTGTTCGCATACCTGTCTCAACACGCTCGGAACGGCTTTTTGCACCTGTCCCGATGGCTACATGCTCGGTGATGATTGGAAAACATGCGAAG ATATGGACGAATGCGAGTTGGAGGACGTAGGACAAGCTTGCGCGGGTACGTGCATCAACACGATAGGATCGTTCCGGTGTTCGGAGGAGGACGGAGCTTCATCGCAAGAGGAAGGAGAAAATGGCGAGAACGAAGACAATGAAGAAGTGCCGGAAGCTATTCAGGAAGCCATTCCCTCAACTACCACTCCCCGTACGACAACGACGatgacaacaacaactaccACTCCTGCGCCAACCTCTACGACAGCCACTCCAACGACTACAACAGCCCCAACGACGACAGCTGCTACGACAACTACCACATCAACGACAACGACCGAGACCCCTATCATCGCGGCCGCCGTTCCGGTTGAAGAGGAAGCCGAAGAGGATGAAGATCCAGAGGAAGATGAGGCTGACGAGGAAGGGGAGGAGGGAGACGAAGAGGAACCGGAAGAACTGGAAGATAGGGCCAATAGAATCGACAACTCTGCCACTGCCACTACcactacaacaacaacgatGGCCACGAACATCAAAGAGGAAAAGACTTTCGAATTGGATCAGACATGTCCGGAAGGGTTTCAACTAGCTGATCGGCTGGCCGAAGTGGAAGATGGATCGGCCTGTCTAGATGTCGATGAATGCGAAGCGCAAGATCAATTCGGGTGCTCACATCTCTGCATCAATACTCAAGGATCAGCTCATTGCGACTGCCCCAGCGGCTGGAAGCTGAGCAATGATGGGAAAACGTGTCAAG atttaGATGAATGTACAGACAACAATTTCGGGTGTTCGCATCGATGCATCAATACGGAAGGATCTGCCTACTGTGCCTGCCCTTCCGGCTACGCGTTGGACATTAGCAACAACAAGACGTGCAGCGACATTGACGAATGCTCCGATCAAGATCTACCCAATTTCGGATGTTCGCACCACTGCATCAATCTGCCAGGGGGCGTCGAATGCAAGTGCACGGCCGGATACAAACTGCGCGCTGATCAGAAAACTTGCAAAG ATATCGATGAGTGCGCTAAAGAAAACGGAGGCTGCTCACACGAGTGCGTCAATCTCAAAGGCGGAATGAGGTGCGAGTGTCCGGAAGGATATCGTCTAAGTGAAACGGACGCAAAAACGTGTCAAGACATTGACGAATGCGAATCGGGGGATCAAGAAGCTGGGCACTCGTGCCGCGCAACTGGCGGGACCTGCCGCAACACCCTCGGCTCTTACGAATGCATCTGCCCGGAAGGATTCCGCACGACTGGCACTGCATGCGCAG ATATTGACGAGTGTTTGAACTACAAATGTGGAGGTCGATGCATAAACTTGCCAGGCACTTATCGCTGTGACTGTGAAAGTGGCTATAAACTTGAAGGGGAACGCTGTGTCGATATCGACGAGTGTCAGACGCTGAAACCCTGTAAGGGTAGCTGCACAAATTTGCCTGGAAGTTATCGCTGTGATTGCGAAGCTGGTTATCGAAGTGAAGGAAATGCATGCATTG ATCTTGACGAATGTAGCCATCGTAATGGAGGATGTTCTCACATTTGCGTCAACACGATTGGATCTTTCCGCTGCACGTGCAACCCGGGCTTCGATGTCAGCCACAA GAATCAGAGCAATTGCGTGGATGTCAACGAATGTCGTTCCAATAATGGTGGCTGCAGTCAAGATTGCATTAATACGCGTGGTGCCTATCACTGTACTTGCAGCGATCAGTATTACTTGGAAGCCGATGGGCGGACGTGCATTGAACTGCCGCCTAGATGCCCGAAAATGAAGGCTCCTGATCATGGCGAAATAGAATGCATTCAGAATTTGAATCACACTCAACACAGGTCTCGTGAGCAAGAGGACGAGGCACTGATCGCTGAGAACGGACGAGGCGATTTAGGTGCCAGTGGATGGTCAGCCAATCGTTCACTTAAATCTCGTTCCCTTTACAATTCCGGATCAACGTGCATCATCCGGTGCAATAAAGGATACAAGCTGGTTGGAGATTCCACAATCTCGTGTGGTCGATCTGGACTTTGGCTAGGAGAACCTGCCACTTGCATAC CTTTAGCATGCCCCAAACTGCTGGCGCCTGATAGCGGCGTTCTTATGCCACATACCTGCTCTACCGGAAAGACATTTGCTGGCCAACAATGTCAAGTAAGATGCCGTGCCGGATACAGACTCATCGGTGGAGGTATCTATCATTGCTTGCCATCTCAGCAATGGCGCAGCCCAGACGAACCAGCTCGCTGCGAACGCATCG ATAGTCCAGTTCCATTCATCCAGTGCCCGGGTAATATGGCAGTAAACCTTCCACCACAAGAAAAGCGAGCTTACATCACCTTCTCTCAACCGAAATCTAATATGGACTGGTTCCG GTACGTGGATTCGGATCCTTTATGGGCCAAACAGTTGGGTGGAGAGTTGCCTGTCGGTTTGAACACCATCACTTTCCGTGTCCGATCACCCGTGTCTGATTTAACAGCCACGTGCAACTTCACCATCGAAATATTTG ATAAGGAAATACCACGTATGACTAACTGTCCAACGTCTTGGACTGTTTTCCTGGAACCGGGCCAATCTTCACAG ATCGTGACATGGAACGAGCCTATTTTTACCGACAACATAGAGATCGTCCAGCTAAACAAATCCAGG gaaCCTGGAGAGTTGTTCCAGGCTGGTTATCACGAAATCGCATACGTAGCACAGGATGGAGCGGGCAATCAGGCCAAGTGCCAGTTTACTATACACGTCACGAGTCAAACCGTTCACAGAGATACAAGTTCTCCCATCACTAAG TTGCCAAGAGGTCGAGTGCTGGTCCGATGCCCCGGTTCTAAGCCGGGCAAGTACGTCGAGATGTACACG TACAAGGTCCCGGCTGGTTGCATCGTCATCAATAATCCCAGCGCTTACACGCGAGCCACGGTCACGACATTGGCTCCACGCTATACGg TGTTTGATTGGGATTTCGGCGCATCGAGCGGCAGCGAAGGAGGTGAAGGCCGGGATTCGGCCAATACTGGCCGACATCCAGCATCTCACAACAAATTAGTGGATGGTGTCCCTCGGCTGCGAGACGCAGCGGCTCCTTCTTCTCCCGTCATTCTGCCCGGCCCTGCCTTGCTCCCATCAATGGGTAGCCAACCGCTGAGGCTCAACGGTCGTGCACGCAAATCCCGCATTACAGAGCCCGGTCTCCAGCTGATACCCAACGTTCCGTCAG GTTCTAACGATCCAGTTGACCAGTCGGGTAGAGGAAACAAGAACCGCAATCGTGACAAGAAACGAGGAGGAGTAGTAGATCTTCTACTTCCTTTCACGGCGAACGATGCTGTGCTGCAAAGCACGACCACCATACGATCCGGTAGGAAACGTCAACAGGGACCTAAGCATCAGCCTAAACTTGTCCCAGGCCCCAGTTTCGTACCGGACAATGAACGTAACAG GaaacaaaaggagaagaaggaCAAAAACGCTTCTGGTGCGACTTCAAACActcggaaaaacaaaacaactacAAGCTAA